One genomic window of Gracilinema caldarium DSM 7334 includes the following:
- a CDS encoding YeiH family protein, giving the protein MIFSKEHIKYTLNGILFVALFSLAALQIADIGLIKKAGLSPLIVGILIGMLYANTLRNHLPKEWVPGIIFSTKTVLRVAIILYGFRITFQQIRAVGLQGLAMSTIMLSSTFILGAFIGQKLFKLDRDSTLLIASGSSVCGAAAVLATEPVLKAEPYKSVVAVGTVVVFGTTSMFLYPLLYHLGVLHLSPTEYGLYVGSSVHEVAHVVGATSAMGDIAANTAVIVKMTRVMLIAPLLIILSLIMSWSVKNSDKSGSKVAVVIPWFAVGFIGVSAFNSLHILPFALVDTINHIDTFLLTIAMTALGMETHIGKFKQAGIRPLLLALILFLWLVFGGYFLTVFITKWF; this is encoded by the coding sequence ATGATATTTAGCAAAGAACACATAAAATACACCTTGAACGGTATTCTTTTTGTAGCTCTATTTTCATTGGCGGCATTGCAGATTGCCGACATAGGTTTAATTAAAAAGGCCGGATTAAGCCCCCTCATTGTAGGTATCCTTATCGGTATGCTTTATGCTAATACACTGCGAAACCATCTTCCAAAAGAATGGGTTCCGGGGATAATCTTTTCTACCAAAACAGTACTAAGAGTGGCTATTATTTTATATGGCTTTAGAATTACCTTTCAGCAAATACGGGCGGTGGGATTGCAAGGACTGGCCATGTCGACAATTATGTTGTCATCAACCTTTATACTGGGGGCTTTTATAGGACAAAAACTATTTAAGCTTGATAGGGATAGTACCTTATTAATAGCTTCAGGAAGTTCAGTCTGTGGGGCTGCTGCGGTTTTAGCTACAGAACCAGTATTAAAAGCTGAACCTTATAAAAGCGTTGTCGCAGTTGGCACAGTAGTGGTCTTCGGTACAACCTCTATGTTTTTATATCCTCTCCTCTATCATCTTGGTGTTCTGCATCTTAGCCCCACCGAATATGGTCTTTATGTGGGTAGTTCTGTCCATGAGGTAGCCCATGTTGTTGGTGCGACAAGTGCGATGGGTGATATTGCAGCAAATACGGCGGTCATCGTAAAAATGACTCGGGTGATGCTCATTGCACCTTTGCTTATCATTTTAAGCTTAATTATGTCATGGTCTGTAAAAAACAGTGATAAATCGGGCAGCAAGGTAGCGGTTGTAATTCCCTGGTTTGCGGTAGGTTTTATTGGCGTGAGTGCTTTTAACTCTTTACATATTTTACCATTTGCTTTAGTTGATACAATAAACCATATAGATACTTTCCTTTTAACTATAGCAATGACCGCCCTGGGGATGGAAACCCATATAGGGAAATTCAAACAGGCAGGGATCCGTCCCTTGTTATTAGCACTGATATTGTTTTTATGGCTTGTATTTGGAGGATATTTTCTGACGGTTTTTATTACGAAGTGGTTCTAA
- a CDS encoding MFS transporter: MEHSKKLILLVLMALMLVVLNSDGQVMAPTLAIIEKEFHVSDASVGVMMGLFTVLGAVVSLLWGYFADKASRKFLFVFSVLIGELPCAFTAFASNWTVFFFLRILTGIGMGAAFPLVFSILGDIYDEKERPWASAILTVSFGMGNIVGGVLGGFVGASGNWRLPFLLAALPNIPLILFFWFLVPEPKAAASEEATKALVEAGLVYPRRIKLSDYTGLFKIRTNVYLLIQGIAGTIPWGSFFFLQKFLNQYKGFSIAEATTVYLVFGIGMVIGTIVGGIWGGAIFKKSDTQLPIFCAFTTFVGTTLTLWVVLLTLPLALLIPTGFFAAFFAAMTGPNMRTMLLDVNVPENRGPIFSIFNLTDSLGTGFGRFVSGVLSDVFGLMASLSVSASFWIFCGIILWLTAGIFPPDRQVLKVTMAQIAEEMKQKSAY, encoded by the coding sequence ATGGAACACTCAAAAAAGCTCATACTCTTAGTGTTGATGGCCCTCATGCTCGTAGTACTTAACTCGGATGGGCAGGTTATGGCCCCGACGCTAGCGATTATCGAAAAGGAATTTCATGTTTCCGATGCGTCGGTCGGTGTTATGATGGGCCTTTTTACAGTGTTGGGAGCGGTAGTCTCCCTCCTTTGGGGTTATTTTGCCGATAAAGCGAGCCGGAAGTTCCTCTTTGTGTTTTCAGTCCTGATTGGAGAACTTCCATGCGCATTTACCGCCTTTGCTTCGAACTGGACTGTGTTCTTTTTTCTTCGTATCCTCACCGGGATCGGTATGGGTGCGGCATTTCCGCTAGTGTTTTCCATTTTAGGTGACATTTATGATGAAAAAGAACGGCCATGGGCGTCGGCGATTCTGACTGTGTCCTTTGGCATGGGAAACATTGTTGGCGGTGTCTTGGGCGGTTTTGTGGGTGCCAGCGGTAACTGGCGCTTACCCTTCCTGCTTGCGGCGCTCCCTAATATTCCCCTCATACTCTTTTTCTGGTTCCTGGTACCGGAACCCAAGGCCGCTGCCAGCGAAGAAGCAACCAAAGCTCTTGTGGAAGCCGGCCTTGTGTATCCCCGCCGCATCAAACTGTCGGATTATACAGGTCTCTTTAAGATTAGGACTAATGTGTATCTGCTCATTCAAGGCATCGCAGGCACGATCCCTTGGGGCTCTTTTTTCTTTTTACAAAAATTCTTGAATCAATATAAGGGCTTTTCCATCGCTGAAGCTACCACAGTGTATCTAGTGTTTGGCATCGGCATGGTCATTGGGACTATTGTCGGAGGAATCTGGGGTGGTGCCATATTTAAGAAGAGTGATACCCAGCTTCCCATTTTTTGTGCTTTTACCACCTTTGTAGGCACGACTCTCACTCTGTGGGTGGTGCTGTTAACCCTGCCGCTTGCGCTCCTGATACCAACAGGTTTCTTTGCTGCCTTCTTTGCTGCTATGACCGGGCCCAACATGCGGACCATGCTTCTCGATGTCAATGTTCCCGAAAACCGAGGGCCCATCTTTTCCATTTTCAATCTAACCGACAGCCTAGGGACTGGTTTTGGTCGTTTTGTGTCGGGTGTTTTATCGGATGTATTTGGCCTTATGGCAAGCCTTAGCGTTTCAGCCTCTTTCTGGATCTTCTGCGGCATTATCCTTTGGTTGACCGCTGGTATCTTCCCGCCAGATCGTCAGGTTCTTAAGGTGACCATGGCCCAAATTGCAGAAGAAATGAAACAGAAGAGCGCTTATTAG
- a CDS encoding universal stress protein translates to MFKTILVPLDGSKLAESALPIAVQLAQCCVSSLILFHGIEFRPPALIHGERHIQTRDEAEQYLQEVLSHLKMHVKKPTIPISYHIHEEAIQDIRQGIVEHIEELQPDLIVMSSHGKRGIKKAVVGSIPLQILKKGNIPILLIQSDEYVTENQPDHPVHNILLPLDSGSHHDGSLKAAVQLAKALQSELTLMTVIPTVGTQKPFNGISSLQLPISSRLSLEIETDEVTKHLNEHFKEIEGQLDPSVKVHIRVARGAVVKEIQKTAKTLDHCLMVLGTHGKIGMEAFWADSIAFRLASRVFTPILFIPL, encoded by the coding sequence ATGTTTAAAACTATTCTTGTGCCCCTGGATGGATCCAAACTGGCCGAGTCAGCTCTTCCCATTGCGGTACAATTGGCCCAGTGTTGTGTATCCAGTCTGATTTTGTTTCATGGAATTGAATTCCGCCCCCCGGCACTTATTCATGGAGAGCGGCACATCCAAACCCGTGATGAGGCTGAGCAATATCTGCAGGAGGTGCTTTCTCACCTGAAGATGCACGTTAAAAAACCCACCATTCCTATAAGCTACCATATCCATGAGGAAGCAATTCAGGATATCCGCCAGGGAATTGTGGAACATATAGAAGAGTTACAGCCCGATCTCATTGTTATGAGTTCCCATGGGAAAAGGGGGATAAAGAAGGCTGTTGTAGGATCTATTCCATTACAGATTCTAAAAAAAGGAAATATACCGATTTTGTTAATTCAGAGTGATGAATATGTAACAGAAAATCAGCCTGATCATCCTGTGCATAACATTCTTCTGCCCCTCGATAGCGGTTCCCACCACGATGGCTCTTTAAAGGCCGCAGTTCAGTTAGCGAAGGCCTTACAGTCTGAATTAACCTTGATGACGGTGATCCCCACAGTAGGTACCCAGAAACCCTTTAATGGCATTTCTAGTCTTCAGCTGCCCATAAGTTCCCGCCTTTCCTTGGAAATAGAAACCGATGAAGTAACCAAGCATCTTAACGAGCATTTCAAAGAAATAGAGGGCCAGTTGGATCCTTCCGTAAAGGTGCATATCAGGGTGGCTCGCGGAGCAGTGGTCAAGGAAATTCAGAAAACTGCCAAGACCCTGGACCACTGTCTCATGGTGCTTGGAACTCATGGTAAAATCGGTATGGAAGCTTTCTGGGCCGATAGTATTGCATTCAGGCTTGCATCCCGGGTGTTTACCCCCATTCTGTTCATTCCTTTATAA
- a CDS encoding Nramp family divalent metal transporter has product MSSTESNKKLQADAQDVLEGKSKKGFFARLLPFMGPAFIASVAYVDPGNFATNIESGAQFGYTLLWVILASNLMAMLIQTLSAKLGIVTGKNLAEHCRLRYPRWFVMALWILMELVAMATDLAEFLGAAVGFNLLLGVPLGVAALLTAITTFLILALERYGFRSLEAVITGFVSVIAISYIIELWIGKPDWSQVWFHTVIPQFKGSKSILLAVGILGATVMPHAIYLHSALMQDRIVVRDTKLLKRLFHYEIVDVVVAMGIASMVNGAMLIMSAATFHSRGLLNVGTLEQAYITLEPLLGKASSWVFALSLLFSGLSSASVGTMAGQVIMQGFMDFEIPLWLRRIITMVPSIVIIMVGVDPTKALVISQVMLSFGLPFAIIPLMNFTGDATIMGELVNAKPTRLLGALVTAIIIILNIYLLYSMIFTGA; this is encoded by the coding sequence ATGTCATCCACAGAAAGTAATAAAAAATTACAGGCCGATGCTCAGGATGTTCTAGAAGGAAAGAGCAAAAAGGGCTTTTTTGCTCGCTTGCTTCCTTTTATGGGGCCGGCATTTATAGCCAGTGTTGCCTATGTAGATCCTGGTAATTTCGCCACCAATATAGAAAGTGGTGCCCAATTTGGATATACCTTGCTCTGGGTTATCCTGGCCAGCAACTTAATGGCCATGCTTATTCAGACCCTCTCTGCAAAATTGGGTATTGTAACTGGTAAAAATCTGGCTGAGCACTGCCGGCTCCGATATCCCAGATGGTTTGTTATGGCCCTCTGGATATTAATGGAATTGGTAGCCATGGCTACGGACCTGGCAGAATTTTTGGGGGCCGCCGTTGGTTTTAATCTCCTTTTAGGCGTCCCCCTCGGTGTGGCGGCACTGCTCACTGCGATTACCACCTTTCTCATCCTCGCTCTGGAACGATATGGATTCCGCTCTCTGGAAGCGGTCATTACGGGCTTTGTGTCGGTTATTGCGATTAGCTATATAATCGAATTATGGATCGGTAAGCCCGATTGGTCTCAGGTCTGGTTCCATACGGTGATACCACAGTTTAAGGGCTCCAAAAGTATTTTGCTTGCGGTGGGTATTTTAGGTGCAACTGTTATGCCCCACGCAATTTATCTGCATTCCGCTTTAATGCAGGATCGGATTGTTGTTCGGGACACGAAACTATTAAAGCGACTTTTCCATTATGAAATAGTCGATGTGGTGGTTGCCATGGGAATTGCCAGTATGGTAAATGGCGCCATGCTTATTATGTCGGCCGCAACCTTTCATAGTCGGGGTTTGCTCAATGTGGGCACCCTTGAACAGGCCTATATTACCCTGGAACCCCTGCTTGGCAAGGCGTCTAGTTGGGTCTTTGCCTTGTCTCTTCTATTTTCAGGTCTTTCTTCCGCCTCTGTGGGGACCATGGCTGGCCAGGTGATTATGCAAGGTTTTATGGATTTTGAAATACCCCTGTGGCTCCGCAGAATCATCACCATGGTACCTTCTATTGTTATTATCATGGTGGGGGTAGACCCCACAAAAGCCTTGGTGATAAGTCAGGTTATGCTCAGCTTCGGATTACCCTTTGCCATTATTCCCCTGATGAATTTTACCGGTGATGCCACCATTATGGGTGAACTTGTTAATGCAAAACCAACCCGGCTTTTAGGAGCATTGGTGACCGCTATAATAATCATTTTGAATATCTACTTGTTGTACAGTATGATTTTTACAGGTGCATAA
- a CDS encoding PTS sugar transporter subunit IIA, producing the protein MDTLLDALQEGRLFELPENDKTHALQFLAHIIEAFPQIPTGTDIVGNVMAREASMNTALGKGWACPHARLEFEEDLMCVIGWSPTGIDYGSPDGKPISLITMYLVPSNQRNHYLREVSLLAKVISTSPEISKLASLKELNDVRNYLLDLIAASKETAGPDARARMIRLQAKSATVSQPVQDLSNLVVEALEIITSPGQKPLVLTQNQELLSYVEAISSLAEKLESDGFYQNGRWRIIRRNTAVYQGNRIVYDCLAISSK; encoded by the coding sequence ATGGATACCCTACTCGATGCTCTCCAGGAAGGGCGCCTATTTGAATTACCAGAAAATGATAAGACCCATGCATTGCAATTTTTAGCCCATATTATAGAAGCTTTCCCGCAGATTCCCACGGGTACCGATATTGTAGGTAATGTGATGGCCCGGGAAGCCTCGATGAATACCGCCCTGGGAAAAGGGTGGGCTTGTCCCCATGCACGGCTTGAATTTGAAGAAGACCTCATGTGTGTTATTGGCTGGAGTCCTACGGGGATAGACTATGGTTCTCCGGATGGGAAGCCTATATCCCTTATAACCATGTATCTGGTTCCGTCGAATCAGCGGAACCACTATCTTCGGGAAGTCTCCTTGCTTGCAAAGGTTATCAGTACATCCCCCGAGATTTCGAAACTGGCGTCTTTAAAAGAACTGAATGATGTACGAAACTACCTGTTGGATCTTATTGCGGCCAGTAAGGAAACTGCTGGTCCCGATGCCCGGGCCCGGATGATCCGTCTGCAGGCAAAGTCAGCAACGGTGTCTCAGCCGGTACAGGACTTGTCTAATCTTGTAGTGGAAGCTCTAGAAATTATAACAAGTCCCGGACAGAAACCGCTGGTCTTAACCCAAAATCAGGAACTGTTAAGCTATGTAGAAGCTATTTCTTCCTTAGCAGAGAAGCTCGAAAGTGATGGTTTTTACCAGAATGGCCGGTGGCGGATTATACGCCGAAATACGGCGGTGTATCAGGGGAACCGGATAGTCTATGATTGTCTGGCAATCTCATCAAAATAA
- the mgtA gene encoding magnesium-translocating P-type ATPase — MAKVSTAENTRFIKFCTCSIGESLAELDALPTGLSEKDAEKRLAEFGKNEINTAKKKNFFADMFERFSSPLVVQLLMIALVSAIIGESLSSIIVGCMILLSVGLSYILDQRSNLEVEALGKRVQSRTYVLRDGVETEIKMSEVVPGDIVLLQAGAIVPADVRIISCKDFFVSESALTGESMPVEKTAQVSGDKNLSALELPNACFMGSSVTSGTAKALVIHTGTKTIFGSLSQKLSEKREETSFDRGIRSFTWLMIRFMLILVSVVFCIVGITKGNWLEALLFSLSVAVGLTPEMLPMMVTVNLAKGALAMAKKKVIVKKLPAIQNLGSINILCTDKTGTLTQDRVFLEHHVDIIGNQSEEVLNYAYLNSYFQTGLKNLLDRAVIEHVDLNVDECRLVDELPFDFQRRRMSVIVEYEGDNVLICKGAVEEIYSSCTHYQIDEEIYPLIDMIRADLFEEVEKLNREGFRVLGLAYREFPTDKKVFTIEDESKLILLGYIAFMDPPKESATEAIHLLNKAGVHVKVLTGDNGLVTRKVCSEVGIEFDQVISGTELSRMDEAQFTQTVAEQTVFVKLTPAQKEQIVKELRRQGNVVGFMGDGINDATALKAADVGISVDSAVDVAKESADIVLLEKSLLVLEEGIIEGRKIFANIIKYIRMGASSNFGNMFSVLGASYLLPFLPMQPIQILTNNLLYDFSQTGIPLDRVDPEQVAKPVHWNIENIKRFMIFIGPISSIFDYATFALMWFFFKTRDFLNPGLSSGQQDQLARLFQTGWFVESLLTQTLIVHIIRTRKIPFIQSRASPPMIFTTLLVMVIGVWLPYSPLAPLLGFVPLPATYFIWIAGYLVTYSVITHKVKTWFIRRFEGV; from the coding sequence ATGGCTAAAGTATCAACTGCAGAAAATACACGCTTTATTAAATTCTGTACTTGTTCCATTGGAGAATCCCTGGCGGAGCTCGATGCTCTTCCCACGGGGCTATCCGAAAAGGACGCAGAAAAACGGCTCGCCGAATTCGGCAAGAATGAAATAAATACCGCCAAAAAAAAGAATTTTTTCGCCGACATGTTTGAACGATTCTCCAGCCCTCTGGTTGTTCAACTACTGATGATCGCCCTGGTTTCGGCAATCATTGGAGAAAGCCTTTCATCAATTATTGTCGGATGTATGATCCTGCTCAGTGTCGGACTTTCTTATATACTAGATCAACGATCTAACCTGGAAGTAGAAGCCCTGGGCAAACGGGTACAATCCAGGACCTATGTACTGCGCGATGGGGTCGAAACCGAAATAAAAATGTCCGAAGTTGTCCCCGGTGATATTGTCCTTTTGCAAGCTGGAGCAATAGTTCCTGCCGATGTAAGAATTATTTCCTGCAAAGATTTCTTTGTAAGTGAATCGGCCCTCACCGGTGAATCCATGCCGGTAGAAAAGACAGCCCAGGTCTCTGGGGATAAAAATCTTTCTGCCCTGGAACTACCCAATGCCTGTTTTATGGGGTCCAGTGTTACCAGCGGTACTGCGAAGGCTCTGGTTATTCACACAGGAACAAAGACAATCTTTGGGAGCCTTTCCCAAAAACTGAGTGAAAAGCGGGAAGAAACCAGCTTTGATAGGGGCATCCGTTCCTTTACCTGGCTCATGATTCGGTTCATGCTGATCCTGGTAAGTGTCGTCTTTTGTATCGTTGGTATTACAAAGGGCAATTGGCTCGAAGCACTTCTGTTTTCCCTCTCTGTGGCCGTTGGGCTAACCCCCGAAATGCTTCCTATGATGGTTACGGTGAATCTTGCTAAGGGCGCCCTGGCGATGGCAAAGAAAAAGGTTATTGTAAAAAAATTACCCGCCATACAGAACCTTGGTTCAATCAATATCCTCTGTACTGATAAGACCGGGACCCTCACTCAGGACCGGGTCTTTTTGGAACACCATGTGGACATTATTGGCAATCAGAGTGAAGAGGTTTTGAACTATGCGTATCTAAATAGTTATTTTCAAACGGGTTTAAAAAATCTTCTCGATCGTGCCGTCATAGAGCATGTCGATCTTAATGTTGATGAATGTCGCCTGGTGGATGAGCTTCCCTTCGATTTTCAGCGGCGTCGTATGTCGGTCATTGTTGAATATGAGGGGGACAACGTACTTATCTGCAAAGGTGCGGTAGAAGAAATCTACAGTTCCTGTACCCATTATCAAATTGATGAAGAAATTTATCCGCTTATCGATATGATCAGGGCTGACCTTTTTGAAGAGGTGGAAAAATTAAACCGAGAAGGTTTTAGGGTCCTGGGCCTGGCATATCGAGAATTCCCCACTGATAAAAAGGTTTTTACTATCGAAGACGAAAGCAAGCTCATTTTGCTCGGGTATATTGCCTTTATGGATCCCCCCAAAGAATCTGCCACAGAGGCGATTCATTTACTGAACAAAGCGGGGGTTCATGTAAAGGTTCTGACTGGCGATAATGGCCTTGTTACTCGAAAGGTCTGTAGCGAAGTTGGTATAGAATTTGACCAGGTTATCAGCGGAACCGAACTGTCCCGGATGGATGAAGCGCAATTTACACAGACTGTGGCGGAACAAACCGTGTTTGTAAAACTTACCCCAGCCCAAAAGGAGCAAATTGTTAAGGAACTTCGCCGGCAGGGTAATGTGGTAGGCTTCATGGGAGATGGGATAAACGATGCAACTGCCTTAAAAGCGGCGGATGTGGGAATTTCTGTGGATTCAGCAGTGGATGTGGCCAAGGAGTCGGCAGATATTGTGCTGTTAGAGAAGAGCCTCCTTGTGCTGGAAGAAGGCATCATAGAAGGAAGAAAAATCTTTGCCAATATCATTAAATATATCCGGATGGGGGCAAGTTCCAACTTTGGCAATATGTTCAGTGTGTTGGGTGCCAGTTATCTGTTGCCGTTCCTTCCCATGCAGCCGATTCAAATATTAACCAATAATCTCCTGTACGATTTTTCTCAGACCGGTATTCCCCTAGATCGGGTTGATCCGGAACAAGTGGCAAAGCCGGTACATTGGAATATTGAAAATATCAAACGGTTTATGATATTTATCGGGCCCATATCGTCAATATTCGATTATGCTACCTTTGCATTAATGTGGTTCTTTTTTAAAACCAGGGATTTTTTAAATCCAGGTCTTTCATCAGGCCAGCAGGATCAACTGGCCAGACTGTTCCAGACCGGCTGGTTTGTAGAATCCCTTTTAACGCAGACACTCATCGTGCACATCATAAGGACTCGCAAGATTCCCTTTATTCAAAGTCGGGCATCACCTCCGATGATTTTTACGACCCTCCTTGTTATGGTGATTGGAGTCTGGCTGCCCTATTCTCCGTTGGCACCACTTCTTGGTTTTGTTCCTCTTCCTGCTACCTACTTTATTTGGATTGCAGGATACCTTGTTACCTACAGTGTTATTACTCACAAGGTGAAAACCTGGTTTATTCGCAGATTTGAAGGAGTTTAA
- a CDS encoding RidA family protein: protein MQKRVISTKCAPAAIGPYSQAVLAGPGALLFVSGQLPVDPETGTFAPGNIGAMTRRCLENIKAILEASGASLANVVKTTVFLTTMEDFAEMNQVYGEYFPNEPPARSTIAVAALPKGARIEIEAVAVV from the coding sequence ATGCAGAAACGAGTTATTTCGACAAAATGCGCCCCGGCGGCCATTGGTCCCTACTCCCAGGCGGTACTGGCCGGGCCGGGGGCTCTGCTCTTTGTGTCGGGTCAACTGCCGGTAGACCCGGAAACGGGGACCTTCGCCCCGGGCAATATAGGTGCCATGACCCGCCGCTGTCTCGAAAACATTAAGGCTATACTGGAAGCCTCCGGGGCCAGCCTTGCCAATGTGGTGAAAACCACGGTCTTTCTGACCACTATGGAAGACTTTGCCGAAATGAACCAGGTCTATGGGGAATATTTTCCCAATGAGCCCCCGGCCCGGTCTACCATAGCGGTGGCCGCCCTGCCTAAGGGAGCGCGCATAGAGATCGAAGCGGTGGCGGTAGTATAA
- a CDS encoding Rpn family recombination-promoting nuclease/putative transposase, translating into MHHPHDHGYKDLFSHPELLRELLLSCVPEPWVRDLDFNRACKIDKSFITASQKRLESDLIWHVPFLSGQEIYLYILIEFQSTVDHFMALRILRYTLELYSSLLKDRPVMKKLPSVFPILLYNGDDRWTAPENLADLIDQRISLDFIPRFRYFKIAENEFSRERLLSLKNLIGALFLVETTDQEALVPLVTQIVDILRQEQPEVVKAFVSWLHSFFADPVPDWVADVSLLTEVPTMLATTVKKWKEELLQQGLQEGLQQGVQQGLQQGLQQGRNEGRTEGRYEGIRVTARNLKNKGMPLAEIAEVTGLSIEEIEKL; encoded by the coding sequence ATGCACCATCCCCATGATCATGGTTATAAGGACCTTTTCTCTCATCCAGAGCTCCTCAGGGAACTCCTGCTTTCCTGTGTTCCCGAGCCTTGGGTAAGAGACCTGGACTTTAATCGTGCCTGTAAAATCGACAAGTCCTTCATTACCGCTTCACAGAAAAGGCTCGAGTCGGACCTCATCTGGCATGTACCCTTTCTGTCTGGGCAGGAAATATACCTCTATATCCTCATCGAGTTTCAGTCCACGGTGGACCATTTTATGGCCCTGCGAATTCTCCGCTATACCTTGGAATTATACAGTAGTCTCTTGAAAGATAGACCTGTCATGAAAAAGCTCCCGTCGGTGTTCCCCATCCTCCTTTACAACGGGGATGATCGATGGACTGCGCCGGAGAATCTTGCGGACCTGATCGACCAGCGGATCAGTCTGGACTTTATCCCCAGGTTTCGCTATTTTAAAATAGCAGAGAACGAGTTTAGTAGAGAAAGGCTTTTGTCGCTCAAGAACCTTATTGGAGCCTTGTTTCTGGTAGAGACCACGGACCAGGAAGCACTGGTGCCGCTGGTAACCCAGATTGTAGACATCCTCAGGCAGGAACAGCCTGAGGTGGTGAAAGCCTTTGTATCATGGCTCCATAGTTTCTTTGCCGATCCCGTCCCCGACTGGGTGGCGGATGTATCCCTGCTTACGGAGGTACCGACCATGCTGGCCACAACCGTTAAAAAATGGAAAGAAGAGCTCTTACAGCAAGGATTACAGGAAGGTTTACAGCAGGGTGTACAGCAAGGATTACAACAAGGATTACAGCAGGGAAGAAATGAAGGAAGAACCGAAGGCCGATATGAAGGTATACGAGTGACAGCTCGAAACCTCAAAAATAAGGGGATGCCGCTTGCGGAAATTGCTGAAGTAACCGGCCTGAGTATCGAAGAAATAGAAAAGCTGTAA
- a CDS encoding DUF1707 SHOCT-like domain-containing protein, with protein MPAERDRTIDALTAAFAAGDLSMEEFEARVAIANRSDDSVQLRRLLADLPREFQQAPVGFTTTGSVASRDWKQYAQEYKDRYRHADRKADQVAIFSSSRRVGRWTLTKQLDSVAIFGSCLIDLRQADIPPVGGRIEAVGLFGSVQILVPPGLNVRVSGVSIFGSATGSGDIIGDSDAPWVEIEGVAIFGSVEVKVVS; from the coding sequence ATGCCTGCAGAACGGGATAGGACGATCGATGCACTCACCGCAGCTTTTGCTGCCGGTGATCTCTCTATGGAAGAATTTGAAGCTCGAGTGGCGATAGCCAATAGAAGCGATGATTCTGTCCAGCTTCGCCGACTCCTGGCTGACCTGCCGCGGGAGTTTCAGCAGGCCCCTGTCGGTTTTACCACCACTGGCAGTGTTGCTAGCCGTGATTGGAAACAATATGCCCAGGAATACAAGGATCGCTACCGCCACGCTGACCGCAAGGCAGACCAGGTGGCAATTTTTTCCTCAAGCCGTCGCGTTGGCCGCTGGACCCTCACGAAACAGCTCGATTCGGTGGCCATATTTGGCTCCTGCCTCATCGACCTGCGCCAGGCCGACATCCCCCCCGTGGGTGGCCGAATAGAAGCTGTAGGGCTTTTCGGGTCCGTTCAAATCCTTGTTCCCCCAGGCCTAAATGTTCGTGTCAGCGGCGTTTCCATCTTCGGTTCCGCTACAGGCAGTGGGGACATTATCGGCGACAGCGATGCTCCTTGGGTCGAAATAGAGGGTGTCGCCATCTTCGGCAGTGTGGAAGTAAAGGTTGTTTCCTAA
- a CDS encoding helix-turn-helix domain-containing protein: MLQAKRLLKQGCYKVYEVASRSGFGDVKYFIKTFKEATGLSPGEYQKRFIS; this comes from the coding sequence ATGTTACAAGCCAAGCGGCTCCTTAAGCAGGGCTGTTACAAGGTCTATGAGGTGGCTAGCCGTTCTGGCTTCGGTGATGTAAAATACTTCATAAAAACCTTTAAGGAGGCTACTGGACTCAGCCCCGGTGAGTACCAGAAGCGCTTCATTTCATGA